The Haloferax sp. Atlit-12N genome window below encodes:
- a CDS encoding universal stress protein: MAEHVLVPTDGSPQSVAAVRFAATEWPDAELTLLNVINPADADYRERALSGSEEWFQAEKRKARETFAEVKAEVGLVDTDRTITDRIEVGSPQKLIVEVLDGDDADYDHVVMGSHGRTGVSRILLGSVAEEVLRRSPVPVTIVR, encoded by the coding sequence ATGGCCGAACACGTGCTCGTTCCGACCGACGGGTCGCCGCAGTCAGTCGCCGCGGTCCGCTTCGCCGCCACGGAGTGGCCGGACGCGGAACTCACGCTTTTGAACGTCATCAATCCCGCCGACGCCGACTATCGAGAACGGGCGCTCAGCGGCTCCGAAGAGTGGTTTCAAGCGGAGAAACGGAAGGCGAGAGAGACGTTCGCCGAGGTGAAAGCAGAGGTGGGACTCGTCGACACCGACAGGACGATCACCGACCGCATCGAGGTCGGCAGTCCTCAGAAGCTCATCGTCGAGGTGCTGGACGGCGACGACGCCGACTACGACCACGTCGTGATGGGGAGCCACGGCCGCACCGGCGTCTCGCGCATCCTGCTCGGGAGCGTCGCCGAAGAGGTCCTCCGCCGGTCGCCCGTGCCCGTGACCATCGTCAGGTGA